In Fusarium verticillioides 7600 chromosome 4, whole genome shotgun sequence, the following proteins share a genomic window:
- a CDS encoding transcription initiation factor TFIID subunit 13, translating into MQSLLYAHGDVQNPLPETVRVLDEILTDFMQSIAFEATRAANYSGRQKIKYEDFEFAFRKNPAFLGKVQEVFEKQKEIKKAREILRDGEDEIMKDAADEEKKREKSDTRTGGAVGAAASRVEEELGEADDDAEAELDALGKKR; encoded by the exons ATGCAGAGT CTACTCTACGCACACGGCGATGTTCAAAACCCACTCCCAGAAACCGTGCGAGTACTCGACGAAATCCTCACCGATTTCATGCAATCCATCGCCTTCGAGGCGACACGAGCAGCTAATTACTCAGGCCGCCAAAAGATCAAATACGAAGACTTTGAGTTCGCGTTCCGTAAGAATCCCGCGTTCCTGGGCAAAGTTCAAGAGGTatttgagaagcaaaaggagatcaagaaggctcgTGAGATCTTGCgcgatggcgaggacgagatcATGAAGGATGCTGCggacgaagagaagaagcgagaaaaATCCGATACGAGGACGGGAGGAGCAGTGGGAGCCGCGGCGTCAAgggtcgaggaggagttgggtgaagctgacgatgatgctgaagcagaGCTGGACGCATTGGGTAAGAAGCGATGA
- a CDS encoding transcription initiation factor TFIID subunit 13, giving the protein MQSVRRLPLALSRPSFADSKTVAQLLYAHGDVQNPLPETVRVLDEILTDFMQSIAFEATRAANYSGRQKIKYEDFEFAFRKNPAFLGKVQEVFEKQKEIKKAREILRDGEDEIMKDAADEEKKREKSDTRTGGAVGAAASRVEEELGEADDDAEAELDALGKKR; this is encoded by the coding sequence ATGCAGAGTGTACGTCGTCTCCCGCTCGCTCTGTCAAGGCCCTCGTTTGCTGATTCTAAAACAGTGGCACAGCTACTCTACGCACACGGCGATGTTCAAAACCCACTCCCAGAAACCGTGCGAGTACTCGACGAAATCCTCACCGATTTCATGCAATCCATCGCCTTCGAGGCGACACGAGCAGCTAATTACTCAGGCCGCCAAAAGATCAAATACGAAGACTTTGAGTTCGCGTTCCGTAAGAATCCCGCGTTCCTGGGCAAAGTTCAAGAGGTatttgagaagcaaaaggagatcaagaaggctcgTGAGATCTTGCgcgatggcgaggacgagatcATGAAGGATGCTGCggacgaagagaagaagcgagaaaaATCCGATACGAGGACGGGAGGAGCAGTGGGAGCCGCGGCGTCAAgggtcgaggaggagttgggtgaagctgacgatgatgctgaagcagaGCTGGACGCATTGGGTAAGAAGCGATGA